In Helicobacter mastomyrinus, the sequence GCTCCGCCTCGAAGTCGCCCAATATCACGAAGAAATCAAAATCTCTAAAACTAAACTCAAAGAATTAAGAGAATGTATCACTTTAGCACAAAACACCCTCCACAACCTAGAACAAAAGCAATCCCAAATGCCACAACCCCTAGAAGCAGATAATCAGCTTCAAAATGCTCTTCGAGCAGAAATTGCCGAACTTGAATTAGAAAACTCCAAATTACGTGTAGAATTGCGGGATTTAAGGAGTGAATTTCAACTTGAAGAGAATCTAGCGCATATAGGGGAAAATCACTCTATAAACAATATGGATTCTAAAAAACCAAAAGGGAGATAATGCAAGCGCCAAAGAGGCTTTTTATAAGTGCGTGTGAGCCAAGTGCAAATATCCATTTAAAATATCTTGCTCAAAAGCTTAACCCCTCTATACATATTTGTGGCGTGTTTGAGCCAGATGTTTTTGCCAACTTTGAAAACGCTAAGCCCTCTTATACACTCAAGGACTTTGCAATTATGGGCTTTTTTGACGTGATAAAAAAGCTTACATTTTTCAAAAAAACTATCAATGAGATGACCGAACTTGCCACAGAGTGCGATGCAGTGCTACTAATGGATAGCTCAAGCTTCAATCTCCCTATCGCCAAAGCCTTAAAAAAACGCAATACCAAAGTGCCTATTGTGTATTATATCTTGCCCCAAGTGTGGGCGTGGAAGCCCTGGAGAGCAAGGCAGATAGAATCTGTGTGCGATTATCTCTGCGCTATCCTGCCCTTTGAATTAAATATGTATCCTCAGGCAAATACAGAGTGCAAAGCAACTTATGTAGGACACCCCTTGCTTGATGAGATTCCACAGCTAAAGTCTAAGCCCCTGCCTCTACAAGATGGCAAAATCGCCTTTATGCCCGGCAGCCGTAAAAGTGAGATTGCGCGGATTTTTCCTGTTTTTGTTGAGGTGGCAAAGCAGCTCCCCAATCCTAAAGTGCTGATTATGCCCGAACATTTTAAGAATCTTAACTCCCAAGAGCTTACGCACATCTATGGAGCGGATATAAATGATTTTGAAATAAGCTTTAATGCGAATGCTACACTTTATGAAAGCAGCTTTGCCTTTGTGTGTTCAGGCACTGCCACCTTGCAAACTACGCTCATAGGCACGCCTCTTGTGCTAGGCTATAAGACAAGAAGCATTGATGTAATGATTGCTCGTGCTTTTGTGAAGCTTAAATACATAGGACTTGCTAATATTCTCTATAATGCCCTATATTTTAATAACCCACGTATGGGAGAAAAGCAAATTCACCCTGAATTTATACAAAATGAAATGAATGCAGCAAATCTGCTTAAAGCCTACTATGAGAGCAATCCGCAAGTATTTTTTGCGAAAGTAGAGGAGTTAAGGGCTTATCTTAAGCACGGCAGTAGGAATAACGTCGCCGAGATTCTTACAAAACTCTTGAAGCTATAATTAACTTAATTTGTTATAATCCTGCTTTTTTAACATCACCCACATAAGAGGAGCTTTTATGCTATCGCATTTAGCTGACAATGGGGGGGGGGGCTAAAAAACTTTGCTCACCTACCCTATCCCATTCTCACAATACAGATTCTAGCCTCCCCACACTCTCGATCATCATTCCTTGTTTTAACGAAACGCAAACAATTGCACATATTATTGAATGCGTGCAAAATGTTACAATTGCCTATCATAAAGAAATTATTATTGTTGATGATTATAGCACTGATGGCACAAGGGAGATTCTTAAAAACTTGGAATCTCGCTATACAGATTCTCCTCATCATACCCAAAATCCCAATGACACCTTACGTATTCTTTATCATAGTATCAATCAAGGCAAAGGAGCGGCTTTACGCACAGGTATAGCAGAGGCTAAAGGCGATATTGTGCTGATACAAGATGCGGATTTAGAATATGACCCCAATGAATATCCCAAGCTTCTTGCGCCATTTCAAAAGGGTGTAGCCGATGTCGTCTTTGGCTCGCGATTTGTGAGCGGAGATTCTCATCGGGTGCTTTACTTTTGGCATAGAATGGCAAATGGCTTACTGACCTTGCTTTCAAATATGATGACTAACCTCAACCTAACCGATATGGAGACGTGTTACAAGGTATTTAAAAGAGAGATTATTCAAAATATCACCATAGAGGAAAATCGCTTTGGCTTTGAGCCAGAAATCACAGCAAAAATTGCTAAGCTTAAGGGCATTCGAGTCTATGAAGTAGGCATTAGCTACTATGGGCGCACTTATGAGGAAGGTAAGAAAATCGGGCTTAAGGATGGATTTCGCGCATTATGGGCGATTGTAAAATATCGCTTCAAGGATTAGTATGGATTGGATGGTCGCTAATTGTTATATCACCCTTGCGCTTTTGCTATGGATTGCGGCGTGTTTTGGCTATGGTGGGGCTATATTTAGCCTCTATGAAAAGTATCTTAGATTCTCCAGCCTACACACTCCTTTGCCGCACTCTGTGCCACAAAGCCCTGCAAAATATCCAAAAGATACGCTGATAGCTTGTGGAGACAATTCATCATATATACAACGTGCCTATCCACACTCACAAAGTGAATCCTTAAGGCTTAACAGCTCCATTCTTGCTTCCCAGCCGATTTTAAAAATCCTTACCCAACTCATTCTTGGTATGCTCTTTTTATGCCTTGTCGTGCAGATTCTCAACTTTTTTCTCCCTATTAGCAGCCTTATTGCTTCTATATGTTTAATCTTAAGCATAGCACTTTTTATCTATCATCTCAAATCCTTTTATATTGATACGTATTTGCTTACGAGCGCTGTTCTTGGCTTTTGTACCATCTTGCCCTTTAGCTTTTTGAGTGATTCTGTGGGGGATAGTGTCAATTACCATATACAAATCTTAACATGGATACAGCAAAGCCCCGTGATTTTTGGACTTGCTAATATTCACGGCAGACTAGGCTTTAATGGACTGATTTATAATTTCTATGCCTTAACTGATGTAAGCCTTCTTTTTGGGAAGGAGCGAAGCTTTATTGGAAATGAAATCATATATTTTGGGTTTTTTATGAGCGTATTTTATATACTCTTAAAACGCCATTTTAATGATATTACTCATCTTTTTATATTCTGCTGCGGCTTTGCTTTCCCTTTTATTATGATTTGGGGAGAATTTGCTGGATTATATTCCGAGGGCATAGGAGCAGTGCTTGGAATCCTTGTCTTTGCTCTACTTTTACATAGTATTCAAGCAAAAGAAACACGCATTCTTGTGCTTTGCTTTATCATCGCTCTTTTTGCCACAATGATTAAAATCACTAATGTCGCCCTCGTGCTAGGAACAATACTTATCTCCATCTTTATACTTAAAAACACAATCTTTAGCAAAGCCTATATAAAGCACTATGTCCTCCTTTGTGGATTATGTATCATTTTTGTGTTACCTTGGGTATTAAAGGGTATGATGACTTCAGGTATGATAGCCTACCCTGCAAGTGTCTTATATTTAGAATCTCTCCCTTGGGCGGTGAGCAATACCCAACGAGAAAGTGAAGTATGCTGGATTATGAGTTGGGCGCACGCTCCGGGGCAAAACTGCGCGGAAGTACTTTCAAGCTATACGTGGGTATGGGATTGGCTTGGTATGAAAACACGTTATTTTGGGTGGTATTTTAAACATTTTGTATATGTTTTTGGGCTTTCTATGGCTCTTAGCCTTATACTCTTTGTGCTTTATAAAAAGATTGAGCCTCATATAAAGACTACTTTGTCCCTATCTGGCTATATTGGTATTTTTTGTGCGCTTCTTTGCGGAATTATATTTTGGTTTGTAAGCGGTCCTGATCCACGCTTTGGAATGGTATATATTATCCCCTTGCTTGGTTTTGTCTATGCTTGTAACTTTTATCATATTCAACATATTTCAAAAGCATATTTGCGCTACATAATGCTTGGATTGTTTATCATAAGCATCTTGCCTATGTTTTTTAATCAACGCCCTGCCATTGTGCTTGTGTGGCTTATACTCTTGCTTCTACCCCTTAGATATGCAAGATTCTATGTACCCTTAGCCATCATCGCCTCGCTGCTTTGTATTCCTAATATGTATCGCAAATCTATATACGGCATAAAAGAGCTGCCTAAAATCCGCCCTATCTATGTAGAGGAGAAGCAAACTCACTATGGGCTTACCCTCTTTATACGTAAAGATGAGCCAACCGCCCATACACAAAGCGTTCTTTATGAGCCGCTTCTTACTACTCCTTATTTTAACGCACAGATTAAAGAGACTGAAATCTTAGGACGCAAAGCCTATATGAGGGGTGAATAATGGAAGCTATGATAGTTAATCTCTGCATTATACTTGCGCTTTTTTTGTGGATACCTTCAACTTTTGGCTATGGAATCTTAGGTATAAAGATTCTACAGCATTTTGCCCTTAAACTAGGTTTCCATCAGCGTTTTATAAAAAGTGTGGATTTAAAATTTAATCTCTTGCTCAAAGGCATCGTAGGGATTGCCACTTTAAGCATTATTGTGCAATTTTTGCATTTTTTCACAGCGATAAATCATTATGTAAGTATTATTTTTTTGCTATTTGGTTTGCTCTATTTTATGAAATCCTTCAAGCAAGAGATTTCTTTTATCAAGCAGCAAACACCATATTTTCTCCCTTTAATCTTGGCGCTTTTAACAGGATTCATACTCGCAAGTATCCTTAGCATTAGGGTAGAGAGTGCTTATGACACAGGTTTATATCATATTCAGGCAATCAAGTGGATACAGGAATATCCCATTATCTTTGGTATTGCAAACATACATACACGTTTTGGTTTTAATAATATCCTCTACAACTTTGCAGCCCTCACGGAAGTTTCACATATTTTTCCCTCTATTCGCAGCTTTTTACTAGGTGAAATCTTTGCTTTTTTCTTTTTTACAAGCACTTTTTTAAGTCTTTGTGCCTTGAGAGCAAAGCTACTCAATGATATTTTTATGTGTGTTAGCTTTATCATCATATCTATAAACTTTTGGTGGCTTGGCGGGGGTATGTATGCGGAGGGCATTTTAGAAATCTTGGGGCTAAGCCTTGTAGCCTACATCATTTTTATGATTGAAAAGTCCCTTACCCACACGTTTTTAGCCTTTGTGTTGCTTTTTGTGATGGCATTTTTTAGCATTTATATCAAAATATCTGCTTTCTTTTTGCTCGTGTGTGCGCTTCTTTTATATTTTCAATATCATAGATACAGCCTTACATCACTCAAAAATTGTATATACATTTGCGGATTTTGCGTGATACTAGGGATTTTCTGGGCGCTAAAGGGTATTTGCATATCAGGTATGATTGCCTATCCTGCAAAAGTGGGATACCTAGGATTCTTACCTTGGGTGATTGATGAAAGCAGGCGTGCAGGAGAAGTGCTTGGGATTCATAATTGGGCTAAAGTCGCAGGAAGCCCGGATAGAGAAGTGTTACTACAAGATTATTCGTGGATTAAAGTGTGGTTTAAACTCTTTTTTTGGAATGGCACATTTAAAATGCTTTTACAATTAAGCTTCTATGCCTGTGGCTTTTTACTTTTACTGCTCATTATGCGCAGGATTTATTTTACACAGCTAAAGCCCTATGTGTTTATATTCCTTGGGCTAATTCTAGGGATTGTATTTTGGTTTATCTCTGCTCCTGATCCGCGTTTTGGCTTTCAATACTTCTTTCCTGTCTTTGCCTTTAGCGCAAGTTTTGTGTTGCAGTATTTTCTCTCCCATAAAGAGCATTATGTGCTAGGCTTATGCTTTTTATATATCTGTGCGTCTTTAAGTGTCAATCACATTCACTTTAACGCCATAGATAGGAAAGAATCTCAAAAGATTCCCCAAGTCGCCCTTGCTTCCAAACACACAGATTCTAATCTGCTTATATATTACCCCAAAGAGGGCGATAGAGTATATGACGCCCCACTCCCAGCCGCAGCCTATTTCAACTCCAAACTTAGCAAAAAGACATTCTTAGGTAGAGATATGTATGTCATAGAATCACACAAGGGAAAAAAGGAACACCAATGAAAGAAGCACTTTTAGAAAAAACTTTACGCAAAATGCGACTTGGGCGTGTATTACCCACCATCAAACAATTCAAAAATCCCTCTGTGCTTGATGTAGGCTGCGGCTGGGAGGCAAGACTCCTAAAAGAAATCGAGCCTTTTATCTACAAGGGTGTGGGGATTGACTTCAAAGCCCCGATTATACAAACGCAAAAGATTCATACATTTTCCTACTTTTTTGAATCTAAAGATTCTGAAGCGGGGGGGGGGGATAGTACAAAGTTGGGAAAATGCCACCTACTTGGGGCATTGCCACCTGCCATTTGAAAACGAGAGTTTTGAGGTAGTAAGTCTCTTGGCGGTGCTCGAACATTTGTATTATCCCTTTGATATGATGTGTGAAATCGCAAGGGTGCTAAAGCCTGGTGGGTGCTTAATCCTCACCGTCCCAAGCCACCTTGCAAAGCCTGTGCTAGAGTTTCTAAGCTTTAGGCTAAAAATTGTGAGTGAGAAGGAGATAAGAGACCATAAACGCTATTATGATAGAAAGGATTTAACATCGCTTGTAGCCGCTTCACCTCATCTCCGCCTTGTGAAACACACATATTTTCAGCTGGGTATGAATAACTTTGCCGTGATAGAAAAGGAGCGTTAAATTGGGTGTAAAATCTTATTTTGTTTGCATATTTATCATTTTTATGCTGTTTTTTGGGTTTGCCTACCCTATTGTGCCATTTTGGGGCGATGATTGGCAAATGATGAGTACGTATGGTTCTCTTAAACCTACTATGTATTCGTGGATTCCCGCTCGGCTGCTCCCTCCAATGATACAAACGGGTATGGGGATTATAAGCGTATATGTGATTATGCCTTTAAGTGGGCTAGACTTTATCGATTCTATCATACTTATGAGTGCTATCACTCTAAGTGTTGTTTATACACTGCTAAGTATTATTCTCTATCGCCTTATCCTTAGTTTTGGCGCTTCAAAGTGGCTTGGGCTTTGTATCACAAGTATTTTTATTATTAGTGGATTTTGTATGATGAAGGCTCATAGTATGCCTTTGCTTCTCCCTGCAGACTTACAAGCTGAAGGTATGGGGTACATTTTCACCCTCATTAGTTTTTACATTATCCCCAATGTGCTTAATCTCGCCTTGCTTTGTATCGTGTGCTATTTACTTGCCCTGCGATTAAATCTTGTGCAAAAGCCCATCACCATAGCACCCCAACCCCTGTGGATTCTAACGGGGGGGGGGTAGTCATTCTTTATCTCGCGCAATTTTCTATCATAAGTGCAAGTTTAATCCTTGCTAGTTTTTGTGGCATAAGCTTATTTGTAGAATATTGCTATTTTATCGCAAAAGATACAAAGCATTTCTATCGCCTTTTTAGCTTTTTGAAAACATTAGGCTTATATGGACTTATCTGCCTTGTGTGTCTGCTTATGTGGTGTGTAGCCGCATACTATGACATACATTCTGGTAGAGCAGAGTATTGCGGGGCTTTTAACCTCTCTTTTGGTATCTCATATATGTATAATAGCCTCAAACTCCTGCGCACAGGATTCCTTACACTCTTTATCCTCGCAGGCATAGGCATTCTTATAAAAGCCTATAAAGATAGCTCCTTGCGTCCATTTATCCTTACACAATTTTTATGGATTATAAGCCTTATGTGCGTTTATATCTTACTTGTGTCAAAATGTGGAGCGAAGTTTCACCTCATCAGTGGGCTTTTCCTCTCTATGCTGTGGCTTATGTGTGTGGCTTGTCATACTCTTTAAGACAGCAAAAAGTCTATGATGATACTTAACTGCGTTTCACTTTTTGCCTTCTTACACCCATTTGAGGCTTATAAAGAACGTCCTAGAGAATCTTATCTCTACCACAGAGAATATGCAAAATCTTGGGTAAATGCCGCGCAGCTTGCAAGTAAGCAAGGGTAAGATTCCCTTACCATCATCGTGCCTCGCTCATTTCCGCATTGGCAGTGGGAGAGGTGGTTTTTTGATGGTTTTTCCCATACTTTGCACCACTATGGCATTATCCCCACTCCCATTAAAGTAGTTTTCAAGCCTCAGCCCTAGATATGCTATAATGTCTCCTTTTAGCTTATGGAGGATATATGAAGCCCTATACTCTTAATCTTTTTAAATACCTCCTTGTAGGGGGTTCTGCGGCGATTGTAAATTGGTGTATATTTTTCGTATGCTTTCACTTTTTAAACTTACATTATCTTCTTGCAGGCTTTATAAGCTTTATCATTGCGACATTGTGGAATTTTCTTTTAGCTAAAAAATTCATTTTCTGCTCTAGCACATACTCTCTTCTTAAAGAAGGCACACTTATTTATCTCGTGAGCTTTGGGGGATTACTCATTGATATAACCATATTGTTTATTTGCGTGGAGTGGTTAAGCTTATATGAAATGTTGGGCAAGATTCTTGCCACAGGGGTAGCATTCATCTTTAACTTTGGGTTAAGGCAATTTGTGATATATCGAT encodes:
- the lpxB gene encoding lipid-A-disaccharide synthase, giving the protein MQAPKRLFISACEPSANIHLKYLAQKLNPSIHICGVFEPDVFANFENAKPSYTLKDFAIMGFFDVIKKLTFFKKTINEMTELATECDAVLLMDSSSFNLPIAKALKKRNTKVPIVYYILPQVWAWKPWRARQIESVCDYLCAILPFELNMYPQANTECKATYVGHPLLDEIPQLKSKPLPLQDGKIAFMPGSRKSEIARIFPVFVEVAKQLPNPKVLIMPEHFKNLNSQELTHIYGADINDFEISFNANATLYESSFAFVCSGTATLQTTLIGTPLVLGYKTRSIDVMIARAFVKLKYIGLANILYNALYFNNPRMGEKQIHPEFIQNEMNAANLLKAYYESNPQVFFAKVEELRAYLKHGSRNNVAEILTKLLKL
- a CDS encoding glycosyltransferase family 2 protein, which codes for MGGGAKKLCSPTLSHSHNTDSSLPTLSIIIPCFNETQTIAHIIECVQNVTIAYHKEIIIVDDYSTDGTREILKNLESRYTDSPHHTQNPNDTLRILYHSINQGKGAALRTGIAEAKGDIVLIQDADLEYDPNEYPKLLAPFQKGVADVVFGSRFVSGDSHRVLYFWHRMANGLLTLLSNMMTNLNLTDMETCYKVFKREIIQNITIEENRFGFEPEITAKIAKLKGIRVYEVGISYYGRTYEEGKKIGLKDGFRALWAIVKYRFKD
- a CDS encoding LIC_10190 family membrane protein encodes the protein MDWMVANCYITLALLLWIAACFGYGGAIFSLYEKYLRFSSLHTPLPHSVPQSPAKYPKDTLIACGDNSSYIQRAYPHSQSESLRLNSSILASQPILKILTQLILGMLFLCLVVQILNFFLPISSLIASICLILSIALFIYHLKSFYIDTYLLTSAVLGFCTILPFSFLSDSVGDSVNYHIQILTWIQQSPVIFGLANIHGRLGFNGLIYNFYALTDVSLLFGKERSFIGNEIIYFGFFMSVFYILLKRHFNDITHLFIFCCGFAFPFIMIWGEFAGLYSEGIGAVLGILVFALLLHSIQAKETRILVLCFIIALFATMIKITNVALVLGTILISIFILKNTIFSKAYIKHYVLLCGLCIIFVLPWVLKGMMTSGMIAYPASVLYLESLPWAVSNTQRESEVCWIMSWAHAPGQNCAEVLSSYTWVWDWLGMKTRYFGWYFKHFVYVFGLSMALSLILFVLYKKIEPHIKTTLSLSGYIGIFCALLCGIIFWFVSGPDPRFGMVYIIPLLGFVYACNFYHIQHISKAYLRYIMLGLFIISILPMFFNQRPAIVLVWLILLLLPLRYARFYVPLAIIASLLCIPNMYRKSIYGIKELPKIRPIYVEEKQTHYGLTLFIRKDEPTAHTQSVLYEPLLTTPYFNAQIKETEILGRKAYMRGE
- a CDS encoding LIC_10190 family membrane protein, with protein sequence MEAMIVNLCIILALFLWIPSTFGYGILGIKILQHFALKLGFHQRFIKSVDLKFNLLLKGIVGIATLSIIVQFLHFFTAINHYVSIIFLLFGLLYFMKSFKQEISFIKQQTPYFLPLILALLTGFILASILSIRVESAYDTGLYHIQAIKWIQEYPIIFGIANIHTRFGFNNILYNFAALTEVSHIFPSIRSFLLGEIFAFFFFTSTFLSLCALRAKLLNDIFMCVSFIIISINFWWLGGGMYAEGILEILGLSLVAYIIFMIEKSLTHTFLAFVLLFVMAFFSIYIKISAFFLLVCALLLYFQYHRYSLTSLKNCIYICGFCVILGIFWALKGICISGMIAYPAKVGYLGFLPWVIDESRRAGEVLGIHNWAKVAGSPDREVLLQDYSWIKVWFKLFFWNGTFKMLLQLSFYACGFLLLLLIMRRIYFTQLKPYVFIFLGLILGIVFWFISAPDPRFGFQYFFPVFAFSASFVLQYFLSHKEHYVLGLCFLYICASLSVNHIHFNAIDRKESQKIPQVALASKHTDSNLLIYYPKEGDRVYDAPLPAAAYFNSKLSKKTFLGRDMYVIESHKGKKEHQ
- a CDS encoding class I SAM-dependent methyltransferase, giving the protein MGHCHLPFENESFEVVSLLAVLEHLYYPFDMMCEIARVLKPGGCLILTVPSHLAKPVLEFLSFRLKIVSEKEIRDHKRYYDRKDLTSLVAASPHLRLVKHTYFQLGMNNFAVIEKER
- a CDS encoding GtrA family protein, with product MKPYTLNLFKYLLVGGSAAIVNWCIFFVCFHFLNLHYLLAGFISFIIATLWNFLLAKKFIFCSSTYSLLKEGTLIYLVSFGGLLIDITILFICVEWLSLYEMLGKILATGVAFIFNFGLRQFVIYR